A stretch of the Panicum virgatum strain AP13 chromosome 9N, P.virgatum_v5, whole genome shotgun sequence genome encodes the following:
- the LOC120687876 gene encoding uncharacterized protein LOC120687876, producing MFRVLSLKDSSPTLDHRDWSQERREIEEYLKEHTFDNLEDAFAFLSSGKRAAHVKAEAAEDEALSQQSSPDRYEDCPVPALEQHQSLAAEGQYSKVSKKEIAQNGKKWMTEEMKVAFEKYMKEKIILRFDHKYEFDELQHQCFSVENYYKIFHHFNFTVRMKVSSSTDWTSVLFFAEVKEILDKKMYFCCPLEPYENGLCYACKNQGIDDLKHPVIGAFDRGSPDTVFPYMYDSDSSDEFTPVRLADEAEDESIFFR from the exons ATGTTCAGGGTACTGTCACTAAAGGACTCATCCCCAACACTTGATCATCGTGATTG GTCACAGGAGCGACGTGAAATTGAGGAGTACCTAAAAGAGCATACATTTGATAATCTTGAGGATGCTTTTGCATTTCTTTCGTCAGGTAAGCGTGCTGCCCATGTTAAGGCTGAAGCAGCTGAGGATGAAGCATTGTCTCAGCAATCTTCACCAGATAGATATGAAGATTGTCCAGTTCCAGCACTAGAACAACATCAATCACTTGCAGCTGAAGGGCAGTATTCGAAAGTTTCCAAAAAAGAGATTGCTCAGAATGGGAAGAAATGGATGACTGAGGAGATGAAGGTGGCATTTGAAAAATACATGAAGGAAAAGATTATCCTGAGGTTT GATCATAAGTATGAGTTTGATGAGCTTCAGCACCAGTGTTTTAGTGTGGAAAACTACTACAAGATCTTCCACCACTTTAACTTCACCGTAAGGATGAAGGTGTCCAGTTCAACGGACTGGACATCAGTGCTTTTCTTCGCTGAGGTGAAGGAGATATTAGACAAAAAAATGTACTTCTGCTGTCCCTTGGAGCCATATGAAAATG GACTTTGCTATGCATGCAAGAACCAAGGAATAGATGATCTAAAGCATCCAGTAATTGGTGCATTTGATAGAGGCAGTCCGGATACGGTATTCCCTTACATGTACGACAGTGACTCTTCGGATGAATTTACTCCAGTTAGGCTTGCAGATGAAGCTGAGGATGAGagtattttttttagataa